ATAACCCCGAACCTCTGGTTATGACCtacaacatggaggaacatggcaACTTGCTCTTCCACAGTGGTGTGGATGTTATCTTGTAGCAGCCCCCTGCTCCTGAACATCTGCACAAGGTGCTCTTTTCATTCGAAGCATCCACAAAGCTTATAATCTTTGAAGTTGTAGATGTAATTCAGATTCTTATCTTCTTCCGATCCCGAATTAACATCGGACCATACCAGATGAGGGGCTTGTCATTCCGACGAACACTTCTCTTATCGACCAACATGATCCATGCATGAACCACAATTATGAGCGTTGTTGCATGAACTACAATCTTCATCCGTTCATCCAGAACCTAAGCGACATCCATGGTGCGGTCAGTAATGGCGCAATTGACCCTAAACGATCCTAACAAACAACCTAACAAAGGAGGAGGGTCTTATGCTGCTCACCAACTTTGCGGTCAGGGGGAGGAGGGGATGGCTGAGACGAGGATGGCCAGATGATGTCGAAGAAGAAGGGGAGAGGCCGCTTCCGCTTCCGCTAGTGCTGCCGGAGAGTGCTACTATCGCCGCCGCTTCCACAGATCTGAGTCGTCGCCACCACCAGTGCAAAGAAGAGAGGAACGCCTTGTCCTAGAGCAAGGGATGAGCGAGTAAATGGGGGGAGGGGATGAGAATATATTTCGCTCCATCTTGTCTCTATTGATTTCCTTCTCCCGCCATCTCCGGCCGAGTCCCCCCTGCACTTGCGCCCTACGCTGGGACCAATTTTTGCGCTCGAGTCAGCCTGACTCGCTGGAAACGGCCGATTCAAGCATTCCCAGCGAGCCAGACTCTGGGGTGCTTCGTATCATGCCGATGTGAACCAAGCCTCCTTGCATGCAACTAAACAGACATTTTTCAACTCGCCCGGGTCTGGTTGGGTTGTATGCAGTCAAAAATGCTACACTTACGTATGAGTTCTACGTAACTTTGCACACCTTCCTTCTCCACTAATCAAAACTCCCCATCCCCTCCACCCCCACCCCCCGCGGGGATTTTTAGGGTGGGCCCATGCGCCCCTGATGACTAATGATAGTCCTCCAAATCAGTAACATTACGTAAATAAATCACGTAGATATAGCATTGCTCGTGTGCAGCCTACCAACCGCACCCTAAGTTGGAAGGTATCTATTCCCAAAGCACCACAGTCATCAAAAGACTAGACACCCCTAAagaaggcccctcccaatgctccaccttgtacaggtgctaagcatGTCATGTAGGCGAAAAATTTGATGTGGCAAGacaattaagaggagagagattgATTTGATGACCtaggaagaaccaatgccaagcgcgTGAACCTAGACAAAATATTAAAATGGAGCAAGTTCATCAATGCATGAAAGAGTTTAGTACTAGCTAAGTCATTAAATGAAGGGAGCTTAGcaaacaagttaagcacctatgcattggggactacCATTGCTAAAGTATTTAATGCCCTTAGAGCAACTCGGGCGACCCATTTCATCCGctggcgtccgtttgggtcggcgcagaCACAAAAgttggcccaacgcgccgacccaaatggacgcgcATCCGCTTGGCGTCCGCCTGCCGACCCActcccggcccatttttgagccgaATTTGCATCGGCGCAGACATGAGACGGACGCACGCGCGCCAACTCCTCTCCCCGGGCGCGCCGGTCGGTGATAGCCACCACCATTTTCCCCATCCCCCCCCCGAAACCCTCTCGCCTGCGTGCTCCCACCCCACACCCCGCCATGGAGGACgccatcgacctcaacgccgccaccggcctcgcctccctcgcctcatccGGCGCCACCGCCCCCGCCGGGAAAGGCAAGCCTTGTGCCCCGTGCAAGACCGCTGCCGCGGCCAAGCCAAAGAAGCCGCTGAAGCCCGCACAGCGGGCAAGGGAGTCAGCCAAGAGGAAGGACTGGAGGCACGCCGCGAacgcgagggatgaggccgccgcgcaggccgccatctccgccgccgcgcAGCAAGAGGTCACCAACGCCCGCGATGGAGGGTGATCCAATAAGAATGCAAAAAGTTTTGCGCCACTCTTGAGAGCatcaaggcccgccccgtgagcggccggcatgcaagacatggtatgctagcaagccgctctcttttgtgtcatcaagttcaTGCTTGCGTGTTAATTTGCATATcatttgcccatatgcttgcatgaaaacattttgtaggcatttcaagctttggaggcattcaaggttcaacacaacgacaagtgcttcaacctctcccattgctttcGGGTCATCAAGGAcaaggagaagttcaaggcgcaatatgccgccctcaagtcgcgtggggggaagaaagccgtggaggaggttggggagtgcgagccggcacggccgcgggggaagaccaactccaagaaggaggacaagcgggatgcggcATCCAACGCCTTGATTGCaagcgtggagggcatgatgaacaagaaggactcaagggaggaggagtGTTGACGtttcaaggcggagcaaatggACGCTTTCATGGAGATCAAAAGAAGGAGGCTTGAGATGaacgcggagaagcaagccaagatggtagagatcgaggccgccaacgccaagacgaaggccaaagaagtggctctcgcgagcatgatgaccggggtggagatcatgaaggtggatctcaacaccgtgtcgccaaggaataggccatggttcgagaagatgcgggctgacatgctcaagttcgacgacgagtgatctatggcggcgagCGCCGTCTTTTTTATGCCGAcaagtgtgctggcatgaccacggggcccgcgatggcgtggtcgaacgCAAGTCCCACCCTTTTTTATGTGCTGGCATGTGTGTCGATCGGCTGACGAGTGCGACAGCATGAACTATGACGATATTTTCTGAAGCCGGCATTGTATGCCGATGCTGGCATAATGCCGACATAGTGAGACATGGCCGACATAAAATGGGTCGgtgcgttgggcgcactgccgacccaaatacAAAACTGGACAAACGCCGGgcaggcggccgacccaaacggacaaaaacaaacaaatatgccgtccgtttgggtcggtccgttggagttgctcttagcacCTCATCTAATCACCCGTCCATTGGAAGAGGTCGAAAAGACTAAACTCTTCTCACGCGGCTTCACACGCGAACCATATTCTGTAGTACCTGCTGACTTTCGAATCAGGGTCAGTCCAAATCATGTACCATCTGTAATCCAGTTGCACCGTAGCATCTTTTAACTAGTACCACTCCGCATATACAGAACTGAAACCACCACTTGCCATATGGAGCACTATACACACATCTAGGCATCTAGCTCGACGCGCGGCAGCGACACGGTCGACATGACTGTTCCACTCAGTCACAGGTACGAGTCCAGGTAAGCGTGCCGGCCCCGCCTGCCGAACTCGAGCAAGCTGCCGTAGGCCCGGTCGGCCACCCCGACGAACAGCGCGCCCGCGTCCGGGCTGAACGCCACGCCGGCGATCTCCCCGAACAGGCCGATCTCCTGCGCGGCGCCGTAGCCGGCCCGCGCGTCGTACACGTGGACGaagtccgccgcctccgccgccgccaggaaCCGCCCGTCCGACGAGAACCGGAGGCCCCGGACCGCGCCGATCCTCCCTCCCAGCACCGCGAACGGCGCCGACAGGTTGCGCGTGTCCCACAGCCGGCACGTCTTGTCCTGGTTCCCCGTCGCCAGGACGTTCCCGCCGGGGTGCCAGGCCGATGAGAACGAGTAGTCCAGGTGCCCCTTGAGAGTCGCTATCTCCTGCAAATGTAAGCAAGAACAATGCTCAGTTTTTCTGCTGGTGGAATGAAGGGGGACTCGAGGCTATATGATCTGATGATCGGTTGCGTACTTCGCCCGATTGAGCGTCGGCGATCACGCAGTCGGAGCTGTCGCCGAGAACCGCAAGAAGCTTGCCATCAGGACTCACCGATGTGTTCTGTGAAGGACATGACAACTTTCGATTCACCTTCCCGGAGCAAGAATAGAGTTCAAGATTACTGAGGAGGAGCTCAGAGTAACTCACATTGACTGACCACGGGAAATTAAAACGACTAAGCAGGCTGCACCTCTCAGCATCAAGAAATTTGACGGTGCAGTCATTGTTGGCCGCCGTCGCTCGAGTAGCGCCGCTGCATTTTGACAACAGGAAATCCGATAGTTGATCACGTATTGCCCACAAATTCAGAATCAGAATATTGACGAAACTGTACAGTTCTTACCTGGGAGACTCGTACACATCTACAGCATTCGTGACAGAATTTTTATTATCAGCGACATTCGTACAGAATACCACCCCGGGCTTGTCAACATACTGTCGAGAAACAATTTCATGAGCTAAGATACATAAAATGGCTGAAAATTCAGCGCGTCTTGAGACTATACCTTGAAAATCAGTTCGCCGCGGAAACCGCCTGCTACCATGAAATTGTCTTTTAGGGCCATTGTGCTGATCTGCACCCTGGACAGTGTCTGAGCTCCATGCCCCTTCTGTGAAGCAGAGAGTATAGATCGCAAGTTAGATATACTACAAAAATAACAGAAAGAAGGCACACCTTGAAGAGATGCAAACCTGCTTTGGAACAACTTGGCCTGCAACGCGGAGCACTTCTGTCCCTCTTTGAAGAAGAGAAGACCAGTGCATCACTGAATTGTTCTGTGCCATGTAAACATCATGCTTGGATGTGGCCCACACAAGATTCCTTAGCTGAAGATACCAAGAATAGGAATGGTCAGTGCCTTCGGAGTAGAAAATGTGAACAATGCTTTGCAGGTGCCGTTtatccaaaaggaaaaaaaacgtAGTTGATTGTAGCAACCAAACACTGACAATTTGATCTTGACGACATGCTTAGTGATAATGAAACATATGTTCTCTATGGTCTTACAACATTACTGAAATTATCTTACAAACGACTGCATTAAGAAAGGGAACAAAAAAGGCCTAGCAAAACGGCAGATGAGAGCACATTACCGTATCCATAAGAATTTGCTGGAATACCGATTGGCAATGTGAGTTGTGTCTGAAACTGCACAAACCGAAGGACCAATAACTTCCTACACAATCATGCACATTTCTAGGCATCACTCCCATTTGACCAACTCCACTACAGACTGTAACTCTTCACCAATATGGTTAGGACCTAGGAGTATTTCAAGATGTAGCTAAAGGAATACCTATGTCTAAAACACCAACCATCGTAAGTAACATACAGCTGAACACGCATTTGGTTATCTTACCTGAAACTAACTGAAGACAATCCAATGCAACAGTTTATGGTGAGTTAGTGACCATATTTTCAACTCCTTACAGAAGTTCAAGGGCTAATGCAGACTTTTTGCACATCGGTGCGGGTGCAGCCGCACACTATTTATAGAAATTTAAAAGAGGATAAGCAGATAACCTCTTTCAGGAACCGGAACCCATAACCATGATAATGAGTTCATGGAAATAAAATGACATCAAAATGTCAAATAGTACAATAATCAACAGACGAATGTATTCCGAGAATGCAAGACATGCACACACAATTCACTCGGCCAATAATGCAAAAGATGTAGCATTCAAGGACTTTTAGTAGGTCAAAGTTAATACCATAAGAAGTCCTGCATAAAATTTTGTTAGCATCTCTCTAAGGTTCAACCTGCGAAAAAGAAATAGGAATATGAATAATCTAACCGAACCTCGCTATAATAACCTATCATATCATATTCCAAAGATGCCATATGACAGTGCCAGCCACTGAGGATGCTCAACCACCTGCTTAAGAACCCTGTTGAATCCATTGTATTGCAGTTCTATCCTAATATACAAGACCGCTAATTGCAGAAATGAAACTACAGCTTCAGTTACCAGATCAGACACAACTTATAACATGACCTGCACTCACTGTTACGCTATAGTTGCAGTCTATACCAAAGGAATAAACACGAATGAAGATTAGAAGCTTCACCTAACGAAATCAAAACCGGTCAAAGCTTCAAGAATCTCACAACATCTACAAAACAGAGTAAGAACATAAAATGCACAACGCTAATATAACTTGAATATGTCATGCATTCACCAGTTATTATTTATATGCTTTTGGTATAAGTTTTCCTCAtacttgtttttctttttggagccGAAGACATAAGCGAAGAAAGGACAGAGAGGGAACAGTTAAATATTTGCACTAGTAAAGGTAAACAATGAGGTGAATACTGAAAGTTCTTCTACTGCATATGAGGAGTAAAATGCAATGCATTATGATGTAGTAACTGTGGGCGGCCATATTAACAGCTTGTGCTATTTTTTTTCCGAAAAGTAAAACATTCCACGTAGTTTGAGTGCATATATTTTTCCTTAAAAAATATTGAAAATTGAGCTAACTATAGTGAGCAACAATCACAAACTCTGTGGAATTCTTTAAATAATTGAACATGTTGTTTAACACCTTTGATGTTAAGGTTCTTATATCAATGCAAAAATAAATATCTTAGAAAAGTGGAAGAGAAATGTACCTGAAAATGCACTATCGTTGGCTTGACAAGTCGTGTGTTGAAGCAGAAATCATAGAACCTGTCATTTGTCTCCACTTGTTTGCACTCCTAGAGAAGGAGGGGAGGAGATAAGTCAAACAGCTAAAGGCTATCATAAGAATTTAAACTATATAACAAACAAACAAATATTCTTTATGGCATTATGGGAAGATGTATTGTTTGCTTGGAGTATCACCTCCATAGTTGAACCTTAGATACCAAAACAAACCTGACCATTTTTTGTCAAGAGACAACTAGCAAGGTGTGATAAAAGAGTTTAGGTGAAAAGGTTGCATAAAAAGCATGTGTTTATGGAAGTGGAACACGTTTGGTGCTAATACTTAGTACTAGTTAGTAACACCTAACCAAACAATCAAGAGTATTTTACGAATATGATTAACACAGAGTGAGCTATCTCACATTTATTGGAACATTAGCACAATGCCGGTGCATTGCCACGAAGCAAAAAAAATTGATGAGAAGTTGGACCATCAGCTTAGgagattttcaaaaaaatattggtGATGTGTGACTATCGCGCGGCTCAGGGTTTAAAAGAGAGCAAAAAATACGAGGACAGATTTGCATGGGGCAGGCGTTGAAGAATCTTTTTTTTTATAAAGGACATATTTTAATATCAAGACAATACCAATTATACCGGCCTCTGCAACCAACATAATATCAAGAGCTAGTCAAGACATCGAGGATGCACACAGCAACCTATTACAAAAAAAAACTCAAACAGCAGCACGCAGCAACAGGTAACACCAACTACCGCCCTTGGCAAAGCAAGAACTGCGAGAGAGGTTTTTCAACATGAACCTGAGCATGTGTCAGGCCGGGCTTGTAAGAGCCCGGCCTTCAAAATAACAGCCCGCACTATCCTCTTTTCTCAAGCCCAAGCCCAGCCCAAAGTCAAATCTGAAGCCCGAAAGCCAGCCTGAAATTCACTTTTCAATACTTGCACatgcaagcccggcccgaaatcTAGAAAAATAGAAGCCTGAGCCCATCCCAAACTACCATCCGGACTGCAAAAGGAGGCCCGAGTTAGGCCCGATTGACAAGCCTGACCCAGGCGGGCCTTGGTTTTTCAGGTCAGTTGTCAACCGGGCTGCCCATACCCGGGTCCACTTCAAGAATAACGcccctaggaagggaacgacatacCGCGCCGCCACTGCTGGATTCAACCACTGAAGATCGGATCATAGGTTTTTACCCCGAAGATCAAATCCGAGCAACTCCAAGCAATGCCTTCAGGAGCAGGAAGGCGTGTAAACACCGCCATTGCCATGTGCAACGAATTAAGGTTATTGTTCCCACACATGAGTAATAGTGGAAAAAGGAGAGGTGAACTCACAACCAACCCCAACCTttataagcaaggaaagaagatgacAACTATCATCACAATTGGCATGAAGAGTCAAAAGGGCGATAAGCAGAAAAACAGCTTTGCACCAATCCCACTCGTGTTGAATTGTACAACACCAAATCTCACCATATCAAACCCCTGGTGtgacctcgcgaggttctcataaTTCTTGTAATGCTCCAGCCTCATCTTGCGATACTGATCTCTACTGTATTTTAACCTCTCCCATGGTATCCCTTGCATGTCTTTTCCATTTCTGTACTGCACGGCTGATGTATCATTCTTATGCTTATTCTACAACAAGAACAAAATTGAGGTCTTAATGGCCTTTAAACAAATGAAAGAATGCAATTGTTCAGACAAACCAAATAATTCAGACTaatctaataaaaagaaaaagtaaCATATCTAGAAAGGCTCAAGTATCTGTATGTTATACTGCACCATTGAAAACTAGCACAATATTACTAGAAATCATAAATGTCCATCCGCACATTCCTACATCATGATTTAGTAGGTGTCCCAGTTGTTGGCTCGTTGCCATCACATATGTCCACCTCAATAGTGATGTTGTTGTATTTCGGCAGGCACTCCAAAAGCTAATCTAGCACTAAAATTTCCTTTTAGTGCCAACCATTTCCACTAGGTGGGGCCATCGGCAAGATTTGCAAATGTTATCCTACATATTCCGTGGCTGAATTGCCAACATGCTTTATTTAGCTTTAGCAGAATTAATGTGTGGTCTGCACGTAAGAACACTCCATTAACCACCTGCTTCCGTATTGAAGGATTGAACCAACACACGAACTACtaaattattactccctccgttcctaaatacttgtctttctagagatttcaacaagtgactacatacggcgcaaaatgagtgaatctacactttaaaatatgtctacatacatccgtatgttgagtccatttgaaatgcctagaaagacaagtatttgggaacggagggagtacatgtagtGAGACTTGGTTAACCATACCGGGCTTGAGGGATGGCCGTCGCGGCCGCCGGAGAAGCCAAACCCGTCGGAGTCGAAGTGGTCGTCTTGCAGGTCTTCCAAATCGTCGTTCAAGTACACGGCCATCGTCCCTGCCAAGGAAAACCACAAGAATCGCGTGAATTCCAGAAAGGAATCGAGAAACTCTGAGAAAAAGACTGCAACTTGCGAACAAGAGTCGTGCAAGCGCAGCTCGGCGGCCGGCCAAAACCTCCCAAACCACCGAGACGAGCGGAGCAACCCAGCGCggcagggagggagggagggatcaCGCATTCGGACGCAGCAAGACCAAACCCTCCAAAGATAATCGGCGGAAAAACGCGCGCGCCGACGGCAGCACCTATGGCGGATGATTTACCTCCCTGGGAGCCGGAGGCCTGCAGCGGGCGGTCCTGCTGGCCGGCACGGAATCTCGAATCGCGGTGGAGGTCCCTGGAGGCTGGAGCCCTCAGGATTCGGAGAGGATTCGGCGCGCGAGATGAAAATATCCCCGGTCGTTGGTCTTCGAGCAGGAAAGAATATCCCGGTGGTGGAAGTGGCGAAAGGGGAGGAGAAAAGCGGTGCGTGAGCCGAGGGAAGGAAAGCACCGCGTTAACTAGCCCGCGccatttctatttttttttctcggGTTTTTTTTAGTCTACCACGTCTTAATTTATTCATAAAAAGCAGGAATTTCTGCCGCAATAATGTGCAGAATACAATCTGGGTCCATTGACCCAAACTTTGCAAAGATTATTAACCACCCCCTCTTTTGCTAACCCATGCGCAGCTCCATTCGCTGTCCTCCGGACCCAAGTCACCTTCCAGTCCCTTGTGGCCAGCATGTTTTTCACCTCCTTAATCAAAGGTCCCAACGCCGATAAATCATTTTCCTCACTCTGCAGCTTGCGTACCACCTCCAGGCAGTCCATCTCAAGGTGTAATTTCGCGAAGTTTAGATCCCCCGCGAGTTGCACTGCCCTCTTACAAGCTTGGAGCTCTACCATTGCTGGGTCCCTGCCCATAGGGTAGTAGTGGCAGGCTGCTGCGACGAAAGCTCCTTCTTCATTCCTAAAAACCACACCACCGCCCCCTTCTCCCCTCCTTTAGTAGATGCCCCATCAATATTCGCCTTGATCCACCCTTCTTCTGGAACACTCCACTTTTGGACCGGGATTAGTGACGGAACTTTGCTCGCTCTACCGTTAACATTCTGCCACTCTTCCATAAGTCTCCTAACCATGGCTGCCGTGTACGCCGCTTCCTCTATCCTCCTCCCATCTCTCGCATTATTTCGTGCCATCCACAACACATATAAAACCTGCACCATTATAGCTCGAGCATCGTCCGACGCTTCAGCAAACCATGATAGAAGCCATTGAGCTAGTGCACTCTGGGAGCTTACTGACTCCGGCGGGATCGCCGCCGGTGCTCCCAATTCCGAGTACAACACCTTCCAAAACTTTGCAGAATGTGGGCATCTCCAAAACCTGTGTATGTTCGTCTCCTCTCTTCCACACACCACACAGAACACCCCAGGCTTAATCTTGCGCCTATGAAGCTCAAAACCCACCGCCAGCCCGTTTCGAATAAGCCGCCATGTATGTATTTTGACTCTGCCCGGGGCAACCGTATCCCACAGATTCATCCATGCTCTATGCTCTTCCACCGAGGAGGACGTCCCCGGGCCGCCAGTCCTAGCTCGTTTTAGACCCATGCATAGGTGGTATGCCGATCTAACAGTGAAAACACCATCCCTCGTATAGTTCCATGCGAGATAGTCCTCAACAGTCGGCCCCCCCACTGAAATTTGCAAGATCTCACGGGCCTCCGCCGGCGGGAACATGTTCTGAACCTTAGCCTAGTCCCATCCGGTGCTTGTGTTATTCAGCAGGTCCCCAACTCTCGTAATGCCCGGGACAAACACCTGGCCCAGTGGCTTCAGGCTGCCCTTTCTTGGTATCCAATTATCATGATGTATACGCACTTGTGAGCCATCTCCAGTTCTCCAAATCAGTCCTTCCAAGAGTAGATCTCGGCCATGAAGAATGCTCCTAAACGtgaacgaccccccccccccccccgccggacaAGTGGCACTGAGAATGGAGCTATCTGAGAAGTATCTCGCTCTAAGAACTCTTGCACACAATGACTCTGGCATCTGCAGCATCCTCCATGCTTGCTTGGCTAGTAGTGCTTGATTGAAGGCTTCTGGATCCCTAAAACCAAGACCACCTTCCTGCTTCCTAGTgcacattttatcccatgcaatccATTGTACTCTTTTCTCACCATTAGCCTCACCCCACCAGAAGTTAGACGAAATAGATGACAGGTTCCCGCACATTTTCTTTGCGAGTTGAAAACAGCTCATAGTGAAAGTAGGAGTAGATTGAAGTCCCGATTTGATCAACACTTCCCTGGCCTTCTTAGACAGCCCTTGGCCCTTCCATCCTGACACTTTTCCCTTTGCACTCTCCTTGACGTATTTAAACGTTCCTTCCTTGAATTTTCCCACCACCGTTGGTAGGCCCAAATATCTCTCCCCAAGAGCCTTAGAAGCTATGCCAATTGTTTGTTTAAGTAGCTCTTTATCTTCATCGCCACTATCTCTCCCAAAAAATATAGCAGATTTCTCCAAATTGACTCTTTGACCGGACACCACTTCATAATCCTGCAAAATAGCGCGAAGACAAAGGAAATTGTCTTGGGATCCCTCCACGAAAACGATACTGTCGTCAGCAAATAGTAGATGAGTGACCGTGGGGCCAGTGCTCCCAAACGATACACCCTTAATCCTCTTCTCCTCCTGGGCATGTTTAAGCAAAGCTGAAAAGCCCTCAACACAGAAGAGAAAAAGATAAGGCGATAACGGGTCACCTTGCCGAAGGCCCCTAGAAGGCAAGAATCTGCGAGATAAGGCACCATTTAGTTTCACTGAGAAACTCGCAGTCATTACACACCTCATGATCATCTCTCTCCAGTGAGCAGAGAAACCATATTTTGTCATTAACTTGATCCAGAAAGATCCACTCCACTCtgtcataagccttcatcatgtcAAGTTTAATTGCACACAGtggcttcctcctcttcctcttcctgatAGCATGAATGCACTCGTATGCCACCAAAACATTATCCGTGATTAGTCTTCTCGGGACAAACGCACTTTGCTCCTCCGCAATCAACACCGGCAACACCACCTTGAGCCTATTAGCCAAGGTTTTTGACGCGATTTTATACAATACATTGCACAGACTAATTGGTCTGAACTGGGAAAGCGTCTCAGGTGAGGCCACCTTGGGGATCATGACTATAATTGTATCGTTGAAACCATCCGGCGTTGTCCTCCCTGCCAAGAAATCCCGAGAAGAATATATCTATATTTATATATCTACATTTATCTCTACCTACTTGAAAAGGATGTAAAGTCCAAAAAAAATTAAAGGCATCTTCGACACGGACCCTCAAAAGACCAGCAACCGTCCGGACAAAGTGTTCAGACGCAACTTCTCATTCAACGTGGTACCCCTTGATCTGCGGACCAGTCCAGTTGTCCGAATAGCCGCAAACCGGATGCAAACTGAGGTGGCTCTGTGTGTCCGAACCGCCATGACATAGGACTCCGACATCCCTGACCCACTCAAATCTTCTTCTGGTCCACTTTCCTTCCACTCCGCCCTACTTCTCCTTTACTTTGCATCTGCACCATCCTTCTCACCCGCCGCTGCACCTCTCCGGACGCCGCCTAGGCATCCTCGGAC
The window above is part of the Triticum aestivum cultivar Chinese Spring chromosome 2A, IWGSC CS RefSeq v2.1, whole genome shotgun sequence genome. Proteins encoded here:
- the LOC123187891 gene encoding uncharacterized WD repeat-containing protein C2A9.03 isoform X4, producing MAQNNSVMHWSSLLQRGTEVLRVAGQVVPKQKGHGAQTLSRVQISTMALKDNFMVAGGFRGELIFKYVDKPGVVFCTNVADNKNSVTNAVDVYESPSGATRATAANNDCTVKFLDAERCSLLSRFNFPWSVNNTSVSPDGKLLAVLGDSSDCVIADAQSGEEIATLKGHLDYSFSSAWHPGGNVLATGNQDKTCRLWDTRNLSAPFAVLGGRIGAVRGLRFSSDGRFLAAAEAADFVHVYDARAGYGAAQEIGLFGEIAGVAFSPDAGALFVGVADRAYGSLLEFGRRGRHAYLDSYL
- the LOC123187891 gene encoding uncharacterized WD repeat-containing protein C2A9.03 isoform X2; this translates as MGVMPRNVHDCVGSYWSFGLCSFRHNSHCQSVFQQILMDTLRNLVWATSKHDVYMAQNNSVMHWSSLLQRGTEVLRVAGQVVPKQKGHGAQTLSRVQISTMALKDNFMVAGGFRGELIFKYVDKPGVVFCTNVADNKNSVTNAVDVYESPSGATRATAANNDCTVKFLDAERCSLLSRFNFPWSVNNTSVSPDGKLLAVLGDSSDCVIADAQSGEEIATLKGHLDYSFSSAWHPGGNVLATGNQDKTCRLWDTRNLSAPFAVLGGRIGAVRGLRFSSDGRFLAAAEAADFVHVYDARAGYGAAQEIGLFGEIAGVAFSPDAGALFVGVADRAYGSLLEFGRRGRHAYLDSYL
- the LOC123187891 gene encoding uncharacterized WD repeat-containing protein C2A9.03 isoform X3 is translated as MLTKFYAGLLMLRNLVWATSKHDVYMAQNNSVMHWSSLLQRGTEVLRVAGQVVPKQKGHGAQTLSRVQISTMALKDNFMVAGGFRGELIFKYVDKPGVVFCTNVADNKNSVTNAVDVYESPSGATRATAANNDCTVKFLDAERCSLLSRFNFPWSVNNTSVSPDGKLLAVLGDSSDCVIADAQSGEEIATLKGHLDYSFSSAWHPGGNVLATGNQDKTCRLWDTRNLSAPFAVLGGRIGAVRGLRFSSDGRFLAAAEAADFVHVYDARAGYGAAQEIGLFGEIAGVAFSPDAGALFVGVADRAYGSLLEFGRRGRHAYLDSYL
- the LOC123187891 gene encoding uncharacterized WD repeat-containing protein C2A9.03 isoform X1 is translated as MAVYLNDDLEDLQDDHFDSDGFGFSGGRDGHPSSPNKHKNDTSAVQYRNGKDMQGIPWERLKYSRDQYRKMRLEHYKNYENLARSHQGFDMECKQVETNDRFYDFCFNTRLVKPTIVHFQLRNLVWATSKHDVYMAQNNSVMHWSSLLQRGTEVLRVAGQVVPKQKGHGAQTLSRVQISTMALKDNFMVAGGFRGELIFKYVDKPGVVFCTNVADNKNSVTNAVDVYESPSGATRATAANNDCTVKFLDAERCSLLSRFNFPWSVNNTSVSPDGKLLAVLGDSSDCVIADAQSGEEIATLKGHLDYSFSSAWHPGGNVLATGNQDKTCRLWDTRNLSAPFAVLGGRIGAVRGLRFSSDGRFLAAAEAADFVHVYDARAGYGAAQEIGLFGEIAGVAFSPDAGALFVGVADRAYGSLLEFGRRGRHAYLDSYL